CTGTACCGTCCGTGTTCTCGGAGAGGACCGGCGAGAGGGCGCGACCGGCAAGCGGTGAAGCATGAACACATCGAGGTATCTCGAAGTCTGTCAATTCCGGCTGATATTCGCTAATGACCACCGCCTCGGAGGTGATGCCAGCGGGTGAAGGTGCACTATCGCGATAGAAGGTGACTTTCTCCGTCCACGCACCTCGATATCGCATCGCGACCCGACGAGAATACGCGCTCACGTAGGTCTCCGTTCTACTTGCAACTCAAGAATTGGCCCGGCGGGCAGTACCCGTACACGTTGAAATCGTTCGTGATGAGTGGGCGTGATGAACCACAAAGGAGACAACGTCAGACCCCATCGACGAACCAGCAAGGCTCGCGACGAGGAGCATCGCGATAGCCAGGAAACCAGCGAAACTCCGGTTCTCGCGTCTAGACCACTGAGGATGGATCAACAGCCCAGTCTGCCCCCAATTCCGGGGGTACAGCGGTGATCTCGAGACGCGTCCGCGACGCGGGCGCACCTCGCTCACCTGAGGATCAGGCGGGGACGGCTCCCGAGAGACGCTCGGGCGAGAGCACCCGGGCCACCTCCTCGACGCTCATGAGACCTCGACCCACTACGAGCTCCGCGATCGAGGCGTTCGTGGTGAGCGCGGTGTGCGCGAGTGCCGCCGCCTCGGCGTAGCCGATGTACGGCGTGAGGGCGGTCACGACCCCCACACTCGACGCCACTTGGCCGGCCAGCCGCGCCTCGTTCGCGGTGATCCCGTCCACGCAGTTCACCCGCAGGGTGCGGCAGGCGTTCGTCATCCAGGCCAGCGACTGCAGGATCGAGTGCGCGATCACCGGCTCGAAGGCGTTCAGCTGCAACTGGCCGGCCTCGGCGGCCGCAGTCACCGTCGCATCCGCGCCGATCACGCTGAACGCCACCTGGTTCACCACCTCGGGGATCACCGGGTTCACCTTGCCGGGCATGATCGACGAACCCGCCTGCCGGGCGGGCAGGTGGATCTCGCCGAGACCCGCCTGCGGACCGCTCGACAGCAGCCGCAGGTCGTTGCAGATCTTCGACAGCTTCACGGCGGAGCGCTTGAGCGTGCCCGACAGCGTCATGAAGATGCCGGCGTCGCTCGTGGCCTCGATGAGGTCGGGCGCCGTCTCGTGCGGGATGCCCGTCACCTGCTCCAGGTGCCGGCGCACGGCGTCCGCGTAGCGCGGGTCGGCGGTGATGCCAGTGCCGATCGCGGTCGCCCCGAGGTTGATCTCGTTCATCCACGGGATCACCTCCGAGAGGCGGTCCTCATCCTCGGCGAGCGTCGTGGCGAAGCCGGTGAACTCCTGGCCGAGCGTCATCGGCACCGCGTCCTGCAGCTGGGTGCGCCCCACCTTGAGCACGTGGGCGAACTCATGACCCTTCGCCCGGAAGCTCGCGGTGAGCTTGCGGTGCTCGGTGATCAGTCGCTGCACGCCGAACACCATCGCGAGCTTGATGGCCGTCGGGTAGACGTCGTTGGTGGACTGGCTGCGGTTGACGTCGTCGATCGGATGCAGCCGCGCGTAGTCGCCCTTCGCGAAACCGAGCTCCTCGAGGGCCGCGTTCGCAATCACCTCGTTCGTGTTCATGTTGGTGCTCGTGCCCGCACCGCCCTGGATCACCCCCACCACGAACTGGTCGTGCAGCTCGCCCGCCACGATCCGCTCGCACACCGCGTCGATCGCGTCGGCCTTCGCCGCATCCAGCACCCCCAGCTCACGGTTGGCGCGGGCCGCCGCCTGCTTGACGCGCGCGAGCGCCACCACGAGGTCGGGATAGTTCGAGATCGCCCGCCGCGAGATCGGGAAGTTCACGAGCGCGCGGGCGGTGTGGATGCCCCAATACACCCGGGCCGGGATCTCGAGGCTGCCGAGCGAATCGCTCTCGGTGCGGGTGGGGCCGGCGCCTGCGAGCAGATCGGGTGCCCCGTCGGGGCCCGTCGTGACGTGGTTCTCGTCGCCGACGATCGTCTGTTCGGAGGCGGTCAGACCGGTCGTGTCGGACATCGCGCATCTCCTTCGATGGGATGGCCCGAGTCTATTGCGGCTCAGCCGCCGAACAGGGTGACCAGATGGTTTCCGACGATGAGATAGAGCCCGAACGCCACCCCGACGG
The Protaetiibacter larvae DNA segment above includes these coding regions:
- a CDS encoding aspartate ammonia-lyase; translation: MSDTTGLTASEQTIVGDENHVTTGPDGAPDLLAGAGPTRTESDSLGSLEIPARVYWGIHTARALVNFPISRRAISNYPDLVVALARVKQAAARANRELGVLDAAKADAIDAVCERIVAGELHDQFVVGVIQGGAGTSTNMNTNEVIANAALEELGFAKGDYARLHPIDDVNRSQSTNDVYPTAIKLAMVFGVQRLITEHRKLTASFRAKGHEFAHVLKVGRTQLQDAVPMTLGQEFTGFATTLAEDEDRLSEVIPWMNEINLGATAIGTGITADPRYADAVRRHLEQVTGIPHETAPDLIEATSDAGIFMTLSGTLKRSAVKLSKICNDLRLLSSGPQAGLGEIHLPARQAGSSIMPGKVNPVIPEVVNQVAFSVIGADATVTAAAEAGQLQLNAFEPVIAHSILQSLAWMTNACRTLRVNCVDGITANEARLAGQVASSVGVVTALTPYIGYAEAAALAHTALTTNASIAELVVGRGLMSVEEVARVLSPERLSGAVPA